One region of Clostridiales bacterium genomic DNA includes:
- a CDS encoding DAK2 domain-containing protein, with protein MILNGAKLLDANKAHVNELNVFPVPDGDTGTNMSMTMLSASREVAGCSTNNMPELCDAVAKGALRGARGNSGVILSQILKGMTSVLSQSSELSAKTFAKAFAAGTEIAYKAVTKPKEGTILTVVRAISEAAEKAAKKNVELKDFFEAVITAGEEMLKQTPEMLPVLKKAGVVDAGGRGLLILLQGFLNILLGQEEDYSIEFDDSYKAGSSDSPYDEQAHFNYNDLAEIEFAYCTEFFIVNLYKKTTEADIDLFREKLMNIGDCVLVIGDLSMVKVHVHSNAPGQVLTYALELGELDHLKIENMLQQNRELKNKQQEDLKPFGLVSVCAGDGLTAIFKDLLVDNVIEGGQTMNPSADDIAKACDAVAAKDIFVFPNNKNIVLAANQAKALSKRTIHVIPTSNIPQGLSAVLAFNPEDTVDGNLKNMNDALGGVRSGSVTYAVRSTQIGNFDLKEGDIIGMDAKDIVAKGDSVSRVTEQLIDKMMDDDVSCISLYFGNDVKEDDANAIAADLTKKYRMCDVDVHYGGQPLYYFIVSLE; from the coding sequence ATGATCCTCAACGGCGCGAAGCTGTTGGACGCGAACAAGGCGCACGTAAACGAACTTAATGTTTTCCCGGTGCCTGACGGCGATACCGGAACAAATATGTCAATGACCATGTTATCCGCTTCTCGCGAGGTAGCAGGTTGCTCGACAAACAATATGCCCGAACTGTGCGACGCAGTCGCCAAAGGCGCGCTCCGCGGTGCGCGAGGCAATTCGGGCGTTATTCTCAGCCAAATACTCAAAGGCATGACCTCGGTGCTGTCGCAGAGCAGCGAGCTGTCCGCCAAAACGTTTGCCAAAGCCTTTGCGGCAGGTACGGAAATTGCTTACAAGGCGGTTACCAAACCGAAAGAAGGCACTATACTTACAGTCGTTCGCGCTATTTCGGAAGCTGCCGAGAAAGCGGCTAAAAAGAACGTCGAGCTTAAAGATTTCTTCGAAGCTGTTATCACGGCGGGCGAGGAAATGTTAAAGCAAACCCCCGAAATGCTCCCCGTTCTCAAAAAAGCGGGCGTAGTCGACGCGGGCGGCAGAGGACTTTTGATACTTTTACAGGGCTTCCTCAACATCCTTTTAGGTCAGGAAGAGGACTACTCGATAGAATTCGACGACTCGTACAAGGCGGGATCTTCGGACAGTCCGTACGACGAGCAGGCGCATTTCAACTATAACGACCTTGCGGAAATCGAGTTTGCGTACTGCACCGAGTTCTTCATCGTCAATCTTTATAAAAAGACAACCGAGGCGGATATCGACTTGTTCAGAGAAAAACTCATGAACATAGGCGACTGTGTGCTCGTAATCGGCGATCTTTCCATGGTCAAGGTTCACGTCCACTCCAACGCGCCCGGTCAGGTTCTTACTTATGCGCTTGAATTGGGCGAGCTCGATCATCTTAAAATCGAGAACATGCTCCAACAAAACCGCGAGCTTAAAAACAAACAGCAGGAAGATCTTAAACCGTTCGGTCTCGTATCGGTATGTGCGGGCGACGGTCTTACCGCGATATTCAAGGATCTACTTGTTGATAACGTTATAGAGGGCGGTCAAACCATGAACCCGTCAGCGGACGATATCGCAAAAGCGTGCGACGCGGTCGCCGCCAAGGATATCTTCGTTTTCCCCAATAACAAGAATATCGTGCTTGCCGCCAACCAAGCCAAGGCGCTCAGCAAACGCACTATTCACGTTATACCCACGTCCAATATCCCTCAGGGGCTTTCGGCGGTTCTTGCCTTCAATCCCGAGGATACGGTGGACGGCAACCTAAAAAATATGAACGACGCGCTCGGCGGAGTGCGCTCGGGCTCGGTCACTTATGCGGTTCGTAGCACCCAGATCGGCAATTTTGACCTCAAAGAAGGCGATATTATCGGTATGGACGCCAAGGATATCGTTGCTAAGGGCGACAGCGTAAGCCGCGTTACCGAGCAGCTTATTGATAAAATGATGGACGACGACGTCAGCTGTATATCGTTGTACTTCGGTAACGACGTAAAAGAGGACGATGCCAACGCGATAGCTGCCGATCTGACCAAAAAGTATCGTATGTGCGACGTAGACGTACATTACGGCGGTCAACCGCTTTACTACTTTATAGTTTCTCTCGAATAG
- a CDS encoding Asp23/Gls24 family envelope stress response protein, protein MSVHTSNAYGRITVTEDSIAQVAADTALDCYGIVDLVSKTFSDNLSDLFKRKRLSRGVNVFTNGDRIFIDLYVIIKYGLSIEAVAGSLKKAVKYRVERFSGMVVDTINVHVVGIKV, encoded by the coding sequence ATGAGCGTCCATACTTCCAATGCTTACGGCAGAATAACGGTAACGGAGGACTCGATAGCACAGGTTGCTGCCGATACCGCTTTGGACTGCTACGGGATAGTAGACCTCGTATCCAAAACCTTTTCCGATAATTTGTCGGACCTGTTCAAACGCAAACGATTATCACGTGGAGTAAACGTCTTCACGAACGGGGACCGAATTTTTATTGATTTATACGTCATTATTAAATACGGTCTGTCGATCGAAGCCGTTGCCGGCTCGCTCAAAAAAGCGGTCAAGTACCGAGTGGAGCGGTTCTCGGGAATGGTGGTAGATACCATTAACGTCCACGTAGTTGGAATTAAGGTATAG
- a CDS encoding 50S ribosomal protein L28, protein MSKVCSVCGKGKVSGNNVSHSHKKTKRTFNANVHKVTTEVDGKVSHEYVCTRCLRTAKKQEND, encoded by the coding sequence ATGAGTAAAGTATGTTCGGTTTGCGGTAAAGGTAAAGTGTCGGGCAACAATGTCAGCCACTCCCACAAAAAGACAAAGCGTACTTTCAACGCCAACGTCCATAAAGTTACAACCGAAGTTGACGGCAAGGTGTCGCACGAATATGTTTGCACCCGTTGCTTGCGTACCGCAAAAAAACAAGAGAACGACTAA
- a CDS encoding YafY family transcriptional regulator produces the protein MQQSTIFSILMILLNKRKVSRSYLAERFDIDVRTVSRYLLVLQDAGIPITSIPGRGGGVMLADDYMLDKTILTEAETGRIKDALARTAEQYGDKVNAALIEKLDAVDKRREQDNFVIKQDGLYIDCDYEQAESLRPRIKTLSQAIELTRAVEIKYTDGRGYISYRTIEPYTLVFKSGAWYVYAMCRLRGDFRLFRLSRISDLRMTSKRFSKCESKLVEKLELEYYNEVYIDLEFEFYPAVSESIVDWLGMGAVTERGTKLVARAEVPMTDALLKRLLSYGSSIKILAPTDLADTIREEIKRMTSIYN, from the coding sequence ATGCAACAGTCTACTATCTTCTCTATCCTAATGATACTGCTGAACAAGCGCAAGGTGTCCAGGAGTTACCTTGCCGAACGCTTCGATATCGACGTAAGAACGGTGTCGAGGTATTTGCTTGTTTTGCAGGACGCGGGCATTCCAATTACTTCTATCCCCGGTCGGGGCGGAGGCGTAATGCTCGCCGACGACTATATGCTCGACAAGACGATATTGACAGAAGCCGAAACAGGCAGGATCAAAGACGCGCTCGCCCGCACCGCCGAGCAATACGGCGACAAAGTCAACGCGGCGCTTATCGAAAAGCTCGATGCCGTGGACAAGCGGCGCGAACAGGACAATTTCGTAATCAAACAGGACGGGCTGTATATCGACTGCGATTACGAGCAAGCGGAAAGCCTTCGACCGAGGATCAAAACTCTTTCACAGGCGATCGAGCTTACACGCGCAGTAGAAATAAAATATACCGACGGACGCGGCTATATATCCTACCGCACTATCGAGCCGTATACGCTCGTGTTCAAGTCTGGCGCGTGGTATGTTTACGCCATGTGCAGGCTTCGGGGCGACTTTCGGCTTTTTCGACTGTCGCGCATAAGCGATCTGCGCATGACGAGCAAAAGGTTTTCCAAATGTGAAAGCAAGCTCGTGGAAAAACTCGAACTCGAATACTATAACGAAGTCTATATCGATCTCGAATTCGAGTTCTACCCCGCCGTCAGCGAGAGCATTGTCGACTGGCTGGGCATGGGCGCCGTGACCGAACGCGGAACGAAGCTAGTCGCGCGCGCCGAAGTGCCTATGACCGACGCGTTGCTTAAACGCCTGCTTTCCTACGGTTCGTCTATAAAAATACTCGCCCCGACAGACCTAGCCGATACGATACGCGAAGAAATCAAGCGCATGACGTCTATATATAATTAG